In one Salipiger abyssi genomic region, the following are encoded:
- a CDS encoding LysR family transcriptional regulator, with translation MDWDKLRIFHAVADAGSLTHAGDALHLSQSAVSRQIRSLEESLNATLFHRHARGLILTEQGELLFDATAAMVKRIDAATARIRDSEEEVFGELKVTTTHGFGVLWLAPRLTKLYEKYPDLKIDLMLEERVLDLPMREADVAIRMKEPSQADLIRKRLMSVKMRMYASPDYVADHGEPQTLDELSAHRLICQNPVSAQVSAGKLLVQELLTYDIQTALTVNNYFGVLQAVIANLGIGVLPDYIIEDFPSMIRVLPDVESNEVPVFLAYPEELRHSKRVSAFRDFVQDEIFAHRRQLRAMGAD, from the coding sequence ATGGACTGGGACAAGCTAAGAATCTTTCATGCCGTGGCCGATGCGGGCAGCCTGACGCATGCAGGCGATGCGCTGCATCTGTCGCAATCGGCCGTGTCGCGCCAGATCCGCTCGCTGGAGGAATCGCTGAACGCGACCCTGTTCCACCGCCACGCGCGGGGGCTGATTCTGACCGAACAGGGCGAGTTGCTGTTCGACGCCACCGCAGCGATGGTCAAGCGCATCGACGCCGCCACAGCGCGCATCCGCGACAGCGAGGAAGAGGTGTTCGGCGAGCTCAAGGTCACCACCACGCACGGGTTCGGCGTGCTGTGGCTGGCCCCGCGCCTGACCAAGCTCTACGAAAAATATCCCGATCTCAAGATCGACCTCATGCTGGAAGAGCGCGTACTCGACCTGCCCATGCGCGAGGCCGACGTGGCGATCCGCATGAAGGAGCCGAGCCAGGCGGATCTCATCCGCAAGCGGCTGATGTCGGTCAAGATGCGCATGTATGCCTCGCCGGACTACGTCGCCGATCACGGCGAGCCGCAGACACTGGACGAGCTGTCCGCGCATCGGCTGATCTGCCAGAATCCGGTCTCCGCCCAGGTCAGCGCCGGCAAGCTGCTGGTGCAGGAGCTGCTGACCTACGACATCCAGACCGCGCTGACGGTGAACAACTATTTCGGCGTGCTTCAGGCGGTGATCGCCAATCTCGGGATCGGCGTGCTGCCCGACTACATCATCGAGGACTTCCCCTCGATGATCCGGGTGCTGCCCGATGTCGAAAGCAACGAGGTGCCGGTATTCCTCGCCTATCCCGAAGAACTGCGCCATTCCAAGCGGGTATCGGCCTTCCGCGACTTCGTTCAGGACGAAATCTTCGCGCATCGCCGGCAACTTAGGGCAATGGGCGCAGACTGA
- a CDS encoding GNAT family N-acetyltransferase has translation MPEIEIRDARTAEELAAVRRLCLDYRRHLAEHDPMGRVLVDSFYPEAAYAETLDRLPEGHDAVLLALAGGKPVGCAMSHALEDGSCEIKRVYVSPEGRGRGAARALVQELLTRARARGQSRALLDTMKTLHAARALYTAMGFHERGPYATYAPGEAEELCFFEIPLS, from the coding sequence ATGCCGGAGATCGAGATTCGCGACGCCCGTACTGCGGAGGAGCTGGCAGCGGTACGCAGGCTTTGCCTGGATTACCGCCGACACCTCGCCGAGCACGACCCGATGGGCCGCGTGCTGGTCGACAGCTTCTATCCCGAAGCGGCCTATGCCGAAACGCTGGACCGGCTGCCCGAGGGCCATGACGCGGTGCTGCTGGCGCTGGCAGGGGGCAAGCCAGTGGGCTGCGCCATGTCGCATGCGCTGGAAGATGGCAGCTGCGAGATCAAGCGGGTCTATGTCTCCCCCGAGGGGCGTGGCCGGGGCGCCGCCCGCGCGCTTGTGCAGGAGCTGCTGACACGCGCCAGGGCACGCGGCCAGAGCCGCGCCCTGCTCGACACGATGAAGACGCTGCACGCGGCCCGCGCGCTCTATACCGCCATGGGGTTTCACGAACGTGGACCCTACGCGACCTACGCGCCGGGCGAGGCCGAAGAGCTGTGCTTCTTCGAGATACCGCTGAGCTGA
- a CDS encoding DUF6749 family protein, whose translation MSAQLKHAITEESVDALGADLFGGDGCAMFTSGAAPMGSETMTGDALEMFTSGAAPVTGSAATGEATGLFTSGAAPMGSATMTGEAVALFTSGAAPAQSETASGDAVELFTSGAAPVTSEASQGDAVEMFTSGAAPTASDAIRGDAVEMFTSGAAPKGTRAAAGEATGLFTSGA comes from the coding sequence ATGTCCGCTCAACTCAAGCATGCAATCACTGAAGAATCCGTTGACGCGCTCGGCGCGGATCTGTTCGGCGGCGACGGCTGCGCGATGTTCACCTCGGGCGCCGCGCCCATGGGCAGCGAAACGATGACCGGCGACGCGCTGGAGATGTTCACCTCCGGTGCCGCTCCGGTGACGGGTTCCGCCGCGACCGGCGAGGCCACCGGTCTCTTCACCTCGGGCGCCGCGCCGATGGGCAGCGCCACCATGACCGGTGAGGCCGTCGCGCTCTTCACCTCCGGTGCCGCCCCGGCGCAGTCGGAAACCGCCAGCGGCGACGCGGTGGAGCTTTTCACGTCGGGTGCCGCACCGGTGACCTCCGAGGCGTCGCAGGGCGATGCGGTCGAGATGTTCACCTCCGGCGCCGCACCGACCGCAAGCGACGCGATCCGCGGCGACGCCGTGGAAATGTTCACCTCGGGCGCCGCGCCCAAGGGCACCCGCGCCGCAGCGGGCGAGGCCACCGGCCTGTTCACCTCGGGCGCCTGA
- a CDS encoding DUF6902 family protein gives MTNVIALRPKARIATPETGAAALLTSFATCRRRQEDVFWLKENAELLNILECTGTMLPRAALEALAGFYETVGKRLAFFPQYYRFLLSITLDLEDLGMEGDTGAMLADRAAREDFAGAELSDLQRMEARRLLARRGVEGPEDAGLTDRLRAFCARSQTFALPNKKAAYELTHIVFYLSEYGRRDPELGAEALTSLHFAGNLAFLEQNSDLLAEICIALRYAGAEPPALWTRWLARETHLFAVEQGEGLSVADDYHDFLVCNWHAAVTGAEPFRKPLVAERMRFTRSERVAAPLRELSEALFAEGDARRPDWPAMRARMQARLSPQTLDVVDTLAGQSAHFDAFFEGFARAGQA, from the coding sequence ATGACCAATGTGATCGCGCTCCGGCCCAAAGCCCGCATCGCCACGCCGGAGACCGGCGCGGCCGCGCTGCTGACCAGCTTTGCCACCTGCCGCCGGCGTCAGGAGGATGTGTTCTGGCTGAAGGAAAACGCTGAGCTTCTGAACATTCTCGAATGCACCGGCACCATGCTGCCGCGCGCCGCGCTGGAGGCGCTGGCGGGCTTTTACGAGACGGTCGGGAAGCGGCTGGCCTTTTTCCCGCAATATTATCGTTTCCTGCTGTCCATCACGCTGGATCTCGAGGATCTGGGGATGGAGGGCGACACCGGCGCGATGCTGGCCGACCGCGCGGCGCGCGAGGATTTCGCCGGCGCCGAGCTGTCGGACCTGCAACGCATGGAGGCGCGCCGGCTGCTGGCGCGGCGCGGCGTGGAGGGTCCGGAGGATGCAGGACTGACCGACCGGCTGCGCGCGTTTTGCGCCCGGTCGCAGACCTTTGCCTTGCCGAACAAGAAAGCCGCCTATGAGCTGACCCATATCGTTTTCTATCTCAGCGAATACGGACGGCGCGACCCCGAGCTGGGGGCGGAGGCGCTCACCAGCCTGCATTTTGCCGGCAACCTGGCATTTCTTGAGCAGAATTCCGATCTTCTGGCCGAAATCTGCATCGCGCTGCGCTATGCCGGCGCCGAGCCGCCGGCGCTCTGGACGCGCTGGCTGGCGCGCGAGACGCATCTGTTTGCCGTCGAGCAGGGCGAGGGGCTCTCGGTCGCCGACGACTACCACGATTTCCTCGTGTGCAACTGGCATGCGGCGGTGACGGGGGCCGAGCCCTTCCGCAAGCCGCTGGTGGCGGAGCGCATGCGCTTCACCCGCTCCGAACGTGTCGCGGCACCGCTGCGCGAGCTGTCGGAGGCGCTCTTTGCCGAAGGCGATGCGCGCCGTCCGGACTGGCCGGCGATGCGGGCACGGATGCAGGCGCGGCTGTCGCCGCAGACGCTCGATGTGGTCGATACGCTGGCCGGGCAGTCGGCGCATTTCGATGCCTTCTTTGAGGGCTTCGCCCGCGCGGGGCAGGCATGA
- the xth gene encoding exodeoxyribonuclease III: MKIASFNINGVKARIAALSDWLDEAQPDVALLQEIKSVDEAFPREHFEERGYQVETHGQKGFNGVAILSKLPLEDVTRGLPGDDEDEQARWIEATVVGDTHALRLCGLYLPNGNPAPGPKYDYKLAWMERMEARARALLAEEMPFLMAGDYNVIPQAEDAAKPEAWEEDALYLPQTRAAFRRILNLGFTEAFRTRHPGPGHYSFWDYQAGAWQRNNGIRIDHVLLSPQAADLMTDVQIDREIRGREKPSDHVPVWVDLAC, encoded by the coding sequence ATGAAGATCGCCAGCTTCAACATCAACGGCGTCAAGGCACGCATCGCGGCCCTGAGCGACTGGCTCGACGAGGCCCAGCCCGATGTGGCGCTGCTCCAGGAGATCAAATCCGTCGACGAGGCCTTCCCCCGCGAGCATTTCGAAGAGCGCGGCTATCAGGTCGAAACCCACGGTCAGAAAGGCTTCAACGGCGTCGCGATCCTGTCGAAACTGCCGCTGGAGGACGTCACGCGCGGCCTGCCCGGCGATGACGAGGACGAGCAGGCGCGCTGGATCGAGGCGACGGTTGTGGGCGACACCCACGCGCTGCGGCTCTGCGGGCTTTACCTGCCCAACGGCAACCCGGCGCCGGGGCCGAAATACGACTACAAGCTCGCCTGGATGGAACGCATGGAGGCCCGCGCCCGCGCCCTGCTGGCCGAGGAGATGCCGTTTCTCATGGCCGGCGATTACAACGTGATTCCGCAGGCAGAGGACGCGGCGAAACCCGAGGCCTGGGAAGAGGATGCGCTCTACCTGCCGCAGACCCGCGCCGCCTTCCGCCGGATCCTCAACCTGGGCTTCACCGAGGCGTTCCGGACCCGCCACCCCGGCCCCGGGCACTACTCGTTCTGGGATTACCAGGCAGGCGCCTGGCAGCGCAACAATGGCATCCGCATCGACCATGTGCTGCTGTCGCCGCAGGCCGCAGACCTGATGACCGATGTGCAGATCGACCGCGAGATCCGGGGCCGCGAAAAACCCTCCGACCACGTCCCGGTCTGGGTCGATCTGGCCTGCTGA
- a CDS encoding BolA/IbaG family iron-sulfur metabolism protein, with protein sequence MAIEATEIEQLIRAAFPDAKITITDLAGDSNHYAAEVIDESFRGKNRVQQQRAVYAALKGKMDGNNGALHALALTTKAPE encoded by the coding sequence ATGGCCATCGAAGCGACGGAGATCGAGCAGCTGATCCGGGCCGCCTTTCCCGATGCGAAGATCACCATCACCGACCTTGCGGGGGACAGCAATCACTACGCTGCCGAGGTGATCGACGAGAGCTTTCGTGGCAAGAACCGCGTTCAGCAGCAGCGCGCGGTCTATGCCGCGCTGAAGGGCAAGATGGACGGCAATAACGGCGCGCTGCACGCGCTGGCGCTGACCACCAAGGCGCCGGAGTGA
- the grxD gene encoding Grx4 family monothiol glutaredoxin: MTDAKTTIDDTVKANDVVLFMKGTKTQPQCGFSSRVAGVLNYMGVDFLDVNVLADDAIRQGIKDYSDWPTIPQLYVKGEFVGGCDIITEMTLSGELDQLLETSGVTYNKDAAEKIREANA; encoded by the coding sequence ATGACCGACGCGAAGACGACGATCGACGACACGGTGAAAGCCAATGATGTGGTGCTGTTCATGAAAGGCACCAAGACCCAGCCGCAATGCGGCTTTTCCAGCCGCGTAGCGGGCGTGCTGAACTACATGGGGGTGGATTTCCTCGATGTGAACGTGCTGGCCGACGATGCGATCCGCCAGGGCATCAAGGACTATTCCGACTGGCCGACCATCCCGCAGCTTTATGTAAAGGGCGAATTCGTCGGCGGCTGCGACATCATCACCGAAATGACCCTGTCGGGCGAGCTCGACCAGCTCCTCGAAACCAGCGGCGTGACCTACAACAAGGACGCCGCCGAGAAGATCCGCGAAGCGAACGCCTGA
- a CDS encoding class I SAM-dependent methyltransferase has protein sequence MTETTPNTAQQSFWSTGPGRHWVRLHRELDILHDRLTGLILDAADPQPGERVVDIGCGAGAVAIAAAQRVGPEGHVLGLDISAPLVDVGRERAAELTICAPDFVVADAQVWAHEGAPFDLCVSRMGLMFFADPVAGFANLLAHLRPGGRLVFAAWAAAEHNGWFRIAAEEAAARLGPSAPGDPHAPGPTAFAERARVEALLAHAGAARIRSEEVATTLSMPGGSAEAAALARHIGPVAAQLRSKEGSEADAQAILAAVERRFAEYDTPEGCEIPARINLFSAIRP, from the coding sequence ATGACCGAGACCACGCCCAACACGGCACAGCAATCGTTCTGGAGTACCGGCCCCGGCCGGCACTGGGTGCGGCTGCACCGTGAGCTCGACATCCTGCATGACAGGCTCACCGGGCTCATCCTCGACGCCGCCGATCCGCAGCCGGGCGAGCGCGTGGTGGATATCGGCTGCGGCGCCGGCGCGGTGGCGATCGCGGCGGCGCAGCGTGTCGGACCCGAAGGCCATGTGCTGGGGCTCGATATCTCGGCGCCACTGGTCGATGTGGGGCGCGAACGGGCGGCGGAGCTGACGATCTGCGCGCCGGATTTCGTCGTCGCCGACGCGCAGGTCTGGGCGCATGAGGGCGCGCCCTTCGATCTCTGCGTCTCGCGCATGGGACTGATGTTCTTTGCCGATCCGGTGGCGGGCTTTGCCAATCTGCTGGCGCATCTGCGCCCCGGCGGGCGGCTGGTCTTTGCCGCCTGGGCGGCGGCGGAGCACAACGGCTGGTTCCGCATCGCCGCCGAGGAGGCGGCGGCTCGGCTCGGCCCCTCTGCCCCCGGCGATCCGCACGCCCCCGGCCCCACCGCCTTTGCCGAGCGCGCCCGGGTCGAGGCGCTGCTGGCGCATGCGGGTGCCGCGCGCATCCGCTCCGAAGAGGTCGCCACCACGCTGAGCATGCCCGGCGGTTCCGCCGAGGCGGCGGCTCTGGCGCGCCATATCGGCCCGGTGGCGGCGCAGCTGCGCAGCAAGGAGGGTAGCGAGGCCGACGCGCAGGCGATCCTCGCCGCCGTCGAGCGCCGCTTTGCCGAATACGACACGCCGGAGGGATGCGAAATTCCCGCACGCATCAACCTTTTCTCGGCGATCCGCCCCTGA
- the murI gene encoding glutamate racemase, with translation MAVGVFDSGLGGLTVLDAVAERLPEVPFVYFADTANAPYGVRDADDIYNLTTAAVERIWEAGCDLVILACNTASAAALRRMQESWIPRDKRVLGVFVPLIEAMTERQWGDNSPPREVGVQHVALFATPATVRSRAFQRELAFRAIGVDVEAQACGGLVDAIEEGDMILAEALVRSHVDALKRKMPTPEAAILGCTHYPLMQDIFQDALGPEVSVYSQANLVAESLADYLQRHPDMLGSGSETRFLTTGDPRKVSGHATRFLRREISFEAA, from the coding sequence ATGGCGGTAGGTGTGTTCGATTCCGGACTGGGCGGGCTGACGGTGCTCGACGCGGTGGCCGAGCGGCTGCCCGAGGTGCCTTTCGTCTATTTCGCCGACACCGCCAATGCGCCTTATGGCGTGCGCGACGCCGACGACATCTACAACCTCACCACCGCCGCGGTGGAGCGGATCTGGGAGGCGGGCTGCGATCTGGTGATCCTCGCCTGCAACACCGCCTCTGCCGCCGCGCTGCGCCGCATGCAGGAGAGCTGGATCCCCCGCGACAAGCGCGTGCTGGGGGTCTTTGTGCCGCTGATCGAGGCGATGACCGAACGGCAATGGGGCGACAACTCGCCGCCGCGCGAGGTGGGGGTGCAGCATGTGGCGCTGTTCGCCACGCCCGCCACCGTGCGCAGCCGCGCCTTTCAGCGCGAGCTGGCCTTCCGTGCCATCGGCGTGGATGTCGAGGCGCAGGCCTGCGGCGGGCTTGTCGATGCCATCGAAGAGGGCGACATGATCCTCGCCGAGGCGCTGGTGCGTTCCCATGTGGACGCGCTCAAGCGCAAGATGCCGACGCCGGAGGCGGCGATTCTCGGCTGCACGCATTACCCGCTGATGCAGGATATCTTTCAGGACGCGCTGGGGCCGGAGGTCTCGGTCTATTCGCAGGCCAATCTGGTGGCCGAGTCGCTGGCGGATTATCTCCAGCGCCATCCCGACATGCTGGGCTCGGGCAGCGAGACGCGCTTTCTCACCACAGGCGACCCGCGCAAGGTCTCGGGCCATGCGACGCGCTTCCTGCGCCGTGAAATCAGTTTCGAGGCGGCCTGA
- a CDS encoding indolepyruvate ferredoxin oxidoreductase family protein, whose amino-acid sequence MTKQEISLEDRFDLEKSPVLLNGTQALVRLMLIQKARDRAAGLNTAGYVTGYRGSPLGAVDMQMRRAGKYLTKNDIVFQEGLNEDLAATALWGAQQAELRGEGKYDGVFGLWYGKGPGIDRSGDVMRHANMAGTSKHGGVLMAMGDDHTGESSTVLHQSEWAMVDAYMPVVSPAGVQEIIDYGVYGYALSRFAGLWVGLKTMKDTVEATSVIDGRPDRMSLVLPQFDMPPGGLNIRLGDNPHDQEARMIDYKRFAAEAFSHANRMDKRMWGKPGAKIGFVAAGKNWLDLEHALALLGIDEAEAERLGITTYKVGQVFPLDMKGFHDWAEGLDLIVVVEEKRKLIEVQVKEAIFDDRRGRRVWGWHKGGGAGSMHGPELFQTKAALDPIMIAERLGDILIEEGRGTDGIKAALRSLAEARKSDNAEDIAARLPYFCSGCPHNTSTKLPDGSRGYAGIGCHYMVQWMDRETTGFTHMGGEGANWIGEAPFSTTKHVFQNIGDGTYNHSGIQAIRAAVAAGTSITYKILFNDAVAMTGGQQNEGGLSAQQITEELLAMGVKHVALVYDEKEEIELDAFPKGIEKHERAEMDTVQKRFAEIEGVSAIVYVQTCAAEKRRRRKRGKFPDPDQRVFINTDVCEGCGDCGVQSNCVAIVPEETELGRKRAIDQSSCNKDFSCLKGFCPSFVTLEGAKIRKAATTALELPDMPAPQLPEIDGTHNVVITGVGGTGVVTIGAVLAQAAQIAGLGAGMMEMAGLAQKGGAVHIHLRLANRPEDISAVRVAIGEADALIGGDLVVSAGAKTLGLTRAGRTGAVVNSHEIITGDFTRNTEFALPSDRLKLALEARMQDRVQLFDASELARATLGDSIFSNMMILGAAWQRGLVPVPHDAIAKAVELNGAAVEKNLRAFEIGRWATLHPEDAARLLTPNVVDKPKTLDEKIAFRENHLIAYQGKRLARRYRRMLDQVEDTRLREALAKGYHKLLAYKDEYEVARLHLETHDKALATFEDGFKMSFHLAPPMLSKTGPDGRPVKKRYGEGMLRGFRVLAKLKGLRGTPLDPFGRTAERKMERALIAEYEADMAEVLPRVTPETLDATVALAELPMSIRGFGPVKEKNQQQAAKRREELLAAIRQGGAPLAQAAE is encoded by the coding sequence ATGACCAAGCAAGAGATCTCGCTCGAAGACCGCTTCGATCTGGAGAAAAGCCCGGTGCTGCTGAATGGCACCCAGGCGCTGGTACGGCTGATGCTGATACAAAAGGCACGCGACCGCGCAGCAGGGCTCAACACAGCAGGATATGTGACCGGATATCGCGGCTCGCCCCTCGGCGCCGTGGACATGCAGATGAGGCGTGCCGGCAAATATCTGACGAAAAACGACATCGTCTTTCAGGAAGGTCTGAACGAAGACCTGGCCGCAACCGCCCTATGGGGCGCGCAGCAGGCCGAACTGCGTGGCGAAGGCAAATATGACGGGGTCTTCGGGCTCTGGTACGGCAAGGGGCCGGGCATCGACCGCTCCGGCGACGTGATGCGGCACGCCAATATGGCGGGCACCTCGAAACACGGCGGCGTGCTCATGGCCATGGGCGACGACCATACCGGCGAAAGCTCCACCGTGCTGCATCAGTCGGAATGGGCGATGGTTGATGCCTATATGCCGGTGGTCTCGCCCGCCGGCGTGCAGGAGATCATCGACTACGGCGTCTATGGCTATGCGCTGTCGCGCTTTGCCGGCCTCTGGGTCGGGCTCAAAACCATGAAGGACACGGTCGAGGCCACCTCGGTGATCGACGGCCGCCCTGACCGCATGTCGCTTGTGCTGCCGCAGTTCGACATGCCGCCGGGCGGGCTCAATATACGGCTCGGCGACAATCCGCACGATCAGGAAGCGCGGATGATCGACTACAAGCGCTTTGCCGCAGAGGCGTTTTCGCATGCCAACCGCATGGACAAGCGCATGTGGGGTAAGCCGGGGGCGAAGATCGGCTTTGTCGCGGCGGGCAAGAACTGGCTCGATCTCGAACACGCGCTGGCGCTGCTGGGCATCGACGAGGCCGAGGCCGAGCGGCTTGGCATCACCACCTACAAGGTCGGGCAGGTGTTTCCGCTCGATATGAAGGGCTTCCACGACTGGGCCGAGGGGCTCGACCTGATCGTCGTGGTCGAGGAAAAGCGCAAGCTCATCGAGGTGCAGGTCAAGGAGGCGATCTTTGACGACCGCCGGGGCCGTCGCGTCTGGGGCTGGCACAAGGGCGGCGGCGCGGGCTCAATGCACGGGCCGGAGCTGTTCCAGACCAAGGCGGCGCTCGATCCGATCATGATCGCCGAACGGCTCGGCGACATCCTGATCGAGGAGGGGCGCGGCACCGATGGCATCAAGGCGGCGCTCCGGTCGCTTGCCGAGGCGCGCAAATCCGACAATGCCGAGGATATCGCGGCGCGGCTGCCCTATTTCTGTTCCGGCTGCCCGCACAACACCTCCACCAAGCTGCCCGACGGCAGCCGCGGCTATGCCGGGATCGGCTGTCATTACATGGTGCAGTGGATGGACCGCGAGACCACCGGTTTCACCCATATGGGCGGCGAGGGCGCCAACTGGATCGGCGAAGCGCCGTTCTCGACCACCAAGCATGTCTTCCAGAATATCGGCGACGGCACCTACAATCACTCGGGGATTCAGGCCATTCGCGCCGCCGTCGCGGCGGGCACCAGCATCACCTACAAGATCCTCTTCAACGACGCGGTCGCCATGACCGGCGGTCAGCAGAACGAGGGCGGGCTGAGCGCGCAGCAGATCACCGAAGAACTGCTGGCGATGGGGGTGAAACACGTCGCCCTGGTCTATGACGAGAAGGAAGAGATCGAGCTCGACGCCTTTCCCAAGGGCATCGAGAAACACGAGCGCGCCGAGATGGATACGGTGCAGAAGCGCTTTGCCGAGATCGAGGGCGTTTCGGCCATCGTCTATGTCCAGACCTGCGCCGCCGAAAAGCGCCGCCGCCGCAAGCGCGGCAAGTTCCCCGATCCCGACCAGCGCGTGTTCATCAACACCGATGTCTGTGAGGGCTGCGGCGATTGCGGCGTGCAGTCGAACTGCGTCGCCATCGTGCCGGAAGAGACCGAGCTTGGCCGCAAGCGGGCCATCGACCAGTCGAGCTGCAACAAGGATTTCTCCTGCCTGAAAGGCTTCTGCCCGAGCTTCGTGACGCTGGAAGGGGCCAAGATCCGCAAGGCGGCGACCACCGCGCTCGAGCTGCCCGACATGCCCGCGCCGCAGCTTCCCGAGATCGACGGCACTCATAACGTGGTGATCACCGGCGTCGGCGGCACCGGCGTGGTGACCATCGGCGCGGTGCTGGCGCAGGCGGCGCAGATCGCCGGGCTCGGCGCCGGCATGATGGAAATGGCCGGGCTCGCTCAGAAGGGCGGCGCGGTGCATATCCACCTGCGGCTGGCCAATCGCCCCGAGGATATCTCGGCGGTGCGCGTGGCCATCGGCGAGGCCGATGCGCTGATCGGTGGCGATCTGGTGGTGAGCGCTGGCGCCAAGACGCTCGGTCTGACCCGCGCGGGCCGCACCGGCGCGGTGGTGAACAGCCACGAGATCATCACCGGCGATTTCACTCGCAACACCGAGTTCGCGCTGCCCTCCGACCGGCTGAAGCTGGCGCTCGAGGCGCGGATGCAGGACCGGGTGCAGCTTTTCGACGCCAGCGAGCTGGCGCGCGCGACGCTGGGCGATTCGATCTTTTCCAACATGATGATCCTCGGTGCCGCCTGGCAGCGGGGGCTGGTGCCGGTGCCGCATGATGCCATCGCGAAGGCTGTAGAGCTGAACGGTGCGGCGGTGGAGAAGAACCTGCGTGCCTTCGAGATCGGCCGCTGGGCGACACTGCATCCGGAGGATGCGGCGCGTCTGCTGACGCCGAATGTCGTCGACAAGCCCAAAACGCTCGACGAAAAGATTGCCTTCCGCGAAAACCACCTCATCGCCTATCAGGGCAAGCGGCTGGCCAGGCGCTATCGCCGGATGCTCGATCAGGTCGAGGACACGCGCCTGCGCGAGGCGCTGGCCAAGGGCTATCACAAGCTGCTCGCCTACAAGGACGAGTACGAGGTGGCGCGGCTTCATCTGGAGACCCATGACAAGGCGCTCGCGACCTTTGAGGATGGGTTCAAGATGTCCTTCCACCTGGCGCCGCCGATGCTGTCCAAGACCGGCCCCGACGGCCGTCCGGTCAAGAAGCGCTATGGCGAGGGCATGCTGCGCGGCTTCCGTGTGCTGGCAAAGCTCAAAGGGCTGCGCGGCACGCCGCTCGATCCCTTCGGGCGCACGGCGGAGCGCAAGATGGAGCGCGCGCTGATCGCGGAATACGAGGCCGATATGGCCGAGGTGCTGCCCAGGGTCACGCCCGAGACGCTCGACGCCACCGTCGCGCTGGCCGAGCTGCCGATGTCGATCCGGGGCTTCGGCCCGGTGAAGGAGAAGAACCAGCAGCAGGCCGCCAAGCGCCGCGAGGAACTGCTCGCGGCGATCCGTCAGGGCGGGGCACCGCTCGCGCAGGCCGCCGAATAG
- the ccmE gene encoding cytochrome c maturation protein CcmE, which translates to MSLKSLKKQRRIQVVALAAVALVISTALIGYAMRDGINFFRSPSQVMEEPPSPNETFRIGGLVEGGSLIRGDGHEIRFNVTDGGATVPVVFAGVLPDLFSENQGMVGTGRYVDGVFNASEILAKHDETYMPKEVMDALKEQGVYQDPNS; encoded by the coding sequence ATGTCGCTCAAATCGCTTAAGAAACAGCGCCGCATCCAGGTGGTTGCGCTCGCCGCCGTCGCGCTGGTGATCTCCACCGCGCTGATCGGCTATGCGATGCGCGACGGCATCAATTTCTTTCGCTCGCCCAGCCAGGTGATGGAAGAGCCGCCCTCGCCGAACGAGACCTTCCGCATCGGCGGTCTGGTGGAAGGCGGCTCGCTCATTCGTGGCGACGGGCACGAGATCCGCTTCAACGTGACCGATGGCGGCGCCACGGTGCCGGTGGTCTTTGCCGGCGTGCTGCCGGATCTCTTCTCGGAAAACCAGGGCATGGTGGGCACCGGGCGCTATGTGGACGGGGTGTTCAACGCCTCGGAGATCCTCGCCAAGCATGACGAGACCTATATGCCGAAAGAGGTCATGGACGCGCTGAAGGAGCAGGGGGTCTATCAGGATCCGAATAGCTGA